In the genome of Mucisphaera calidilacus, one region contains:
- a CDS encoding D-sedoheptulose-7-phosphate isomerase, which yields MDDVRKTLRANLAASAEVQARLGELMEPLERATGLVLEALLGGRKLMCCGNGGSAGDAAHLSSEITNRYDADREGFAALDLTSDHNVLTALMNDYPPAEVFARQIRALGQPGDVVVVFTTSGNSENIVRAIETSRELGLSTIAFLGKGGGRCLGLADCELVVPSGVTARVQEAHLLLYHTLCEAMDGDLVAASRERSAVKPVSLPPKLG from the coding sequence ATGGACGATGTGCGAAAGACGTTGCGGGCGAACCTGGCTGCTTCGGCCGAGGTACAGGCTCGGCTGGGCGAGTTGATGGAGCCGCTGGAGCGGGCGACGGGGCTGGTGCTGGAGGCTTTGTTGGGGGGTCGGAAGCTGATGTGCTGCGGGAACGGCGGGTCGGCGGGTGATGCGGCGCACCTGAGTTCGGAGATTACGAATCGGTATGACGCGGACCGGGAGGGTTTTGCGGCGCTGGACCTGACGTCCGACCACAACGTGCTGACGGCGTTGATGAATGACTATCCGCCGGCGGAGGTGTTTGCGCGGCAGATCCGGGCGTTGGGGCAGCCGGGTGACGTGGTGGTGGTGTTCACCACGAGCGGGAACAGTGAGAACATTGTTCGTGCGATTGAGACGTCTCGGGAGTTGGGGCTGAGCACGATCGCGTTCCTGGGCAAGGGAGGGGGCCGTTGTCTGGGTCTGGCGGATTGCGAGCTGGTGGTGCCGAGCGGTGTGACGGCGCGGGTTCAGGAGGCGCACCTGCTGCTGTATCACACGCTGTGCGAGGCGATGGACGGGGATCTGGTAGCGGCGAGTCGTGAGCGTTCGGCGGTGAAGCCGGTGTCGCTGCCGCCGAAGCTGGGTTGA
- the lysA gene encoding diaminopimelate decarboxylase, whose translation MIDFFTYRDGRLHVEDCPVDGLVEATGSPAYVYSKAALLGRFNELREAFSELDPIICYSIKSCSNLNLCRLLAEAGSGMDVVSGGELHRAKLAGTDLTKVVYAGVGKTDDEIADAIESGIGWFNIESEAEFENIASIAKRMGRTARGALRINPDVDPETPHEKTTTGKKESKFGVDIDRARRFFERYGRDEHLRLTALHLHIGSPVYVTSPYERAVTKALELIEVLKKDGFTVDALDIGGGYGTDYVSGQSPAYADYARVIVPLLRDFRASGGTVIVEPGRSIAANAGILVARVQYLKQGGRKKFVILDTGMHHLIRPTLYDAFHFIWPTRVGPDHEPKEHLEAMDMPGLEPCDVVGPICETGDYLALGRPMPPVARGDLVAVFSAGAYGMCMASHYNSLPRPVEVLVDGSEHRVIRRRETYDDIVALES comes from the coding sequence ATGATCGATTTTTTCACCTACCGCGACGGTCGTCTGCACGTTGAGGACTGTCCGGTGGACGGTCTGGTGGAGGCGACGGGCAGCCCGGCGTATGTCTATTCGAAGGCGGCGTTGCTCGGGCGGTTCAACGAGCTGCGTGAGGCGTTTTCGGAGCTGGATCCGATTATCTGTTACTCGATTAAGAGCTGCAGTAATCTGAATTTATGTCGTCTTCTGGCCGAGGCGGGCTCGGGCATGGACGTGGTGTCCGGCGGTGAACTGCATCGGGCGAAGCTGGCGGGGACGGACCTGACCAAGGTGGTGTATGCGGGCGTGGGCAAGACGGATGATGAGATCGCGGACGCGATCGAGTCGGGGATCGGATGGTTCAATATTGAATCGGAGGCGGAGTTCGAGAACATCGCGTCGATCGCCAAGCGGATGGGCCGGACGGCGCGGGGTGCGTTGCGGATCAATCCGGACGTGGATCCCGAGACCCCTCACGAGAAGACGACGACGGGGAAGAAGGAGTCGAAGTTCGGGGTGGATATTGATCGCGCCCGTCGGTTTTTCGAGCGGTACGGGCGTGACGAGCACCTTCGGCTGACGGCGTTGCACCTGCACATCGGTTCGCCTGTGTATGTGACGTCGCCTTACGAGCGTGCGGTGACCAAGGCGTTGGAGCTGATCGAGGTTCTGAAGAAGGATGGCTTTACGGTTGATGCGCTGGACATTGGGGGCGGTTATGGCACGGATTACGTGTCGGGTCAGTCTCCTGCCTATGCGGATTACGCGCGGGTGATTGTGCCGCTGCTGCGTGATTTTCGTGCGTCGGGGGGTACGGTGATCGTGGAGCCGGGTCGTTCGATTGCGGCGAACGCGGGGATTCTGGTGGCGCGGGTTCAGTATCTCAAGCAGGGCGGGCGGAAGAAGTTCGTGATACTCGACACGGGGATGCATCACCTGATCCGGCCGACGCTTTATGACGCGTTCCACTTCATCTGGCCGACGCGGGTGGGTCCGGATCACGAGCCGAAGGAGCATCTGGAGGCGATGGACATGCCGGGGCTGGAGCCTTGCGACGTGGTGGGTCCGATCTGCGAGACGGGGGATTACCTGGCGCTGGGTCGTCCGATGCCGCCTGTGGCGCGGGGCGATCTGGTCGCGGTCTTCTCGGCGGGCGCGTACGGGATGTGCATGGCGAGTCACTACAACAGTCTGCCTCGGCCGGTGGAGGTTCTCGTGGACGGGTCGGAGCACCGGGTGATCCGTCGTCGCGAGACGTATGACGACATCGTGGCGTTGGAGTCTTGA
- a CDS encoding cysteine desulfurase family protein, translating to MDWIYLDNNATTQPLPEVVEAVNQAHQKLWANPSSVHRFGQTVRQQIELARADVANLIGASPREIIFTSGGTESSNLALNGLWRHGWRRVLITTRTEHAATHQPAEQLANQGVNTLYVDVDADGVIQAESLLESLDRIKHDHANSLDEGADGTVVIVSLQYANNETGIVQPVSSIGHLIAHTRDDYKKNGQNVAIYLHVDGTQAVGKLPVAIKETGCDLMTFSGHKFHGPKGIGGLYLRRGVPLRPQTLGGPQEQDRRGGTENVPGILGIAAAARAARQFVDDLEAIEQHRTLRDRFEHNLLEKIPEAVIHGMHRTRLWNTTSVAFTGIEAEAILIGLSEKGVCASAGAACSSGSLEPSPVLLAMGMPEPLAHGTIRLSASRFTTQDELNTATQHLVSVVQRLGATMPMSP from the coding sequence ATGGACTGGATTTATCTCGACAACAACGCCACCACACAACCACTCCCGGAGGTCGTTGAAGCCGTAAACCAAGCTCACCAGAAGCTTTGGGCCAATCCGTCGAGCGTCCACCGCTTCGGACAGACCGTCCGCCAGCAGATCGAACTCGCCCGCGCCGACGTCGCCAACCTGATCGGCGCATCACCCCGCGAGATCATCTTCACCTCAGGCGGCACCGAGTCCAGCAACCTCGCCCTCAACGGACTCTGGCGACACGGCTGGCGACGCGTCCTCATCACCACACGCACCGAGCACGCCGCCACCCACCAACCCGCCGAACAACTCGCCAACCAGGGCGTCAACACCCTCTACGTCGACGTCGACGCCGATGGCGTCATCCAGGCAGAGTCCCTGCTCGAATCACTCGATCGCATCAAGCACGATCACGCCAACAGCCTCGACGAGGGCGCCGACGGCACCGTCGTCATCGTCTCCCTCCAGTACGCCAACAACGAGACAGGCATCGTCCAGCCCGTCAGCTCGATCGGACACCTCATCGCTCACACCCGCGACGACTACAAGAAAAACGGCCAGAACGTCGCCATCTATCTCCACGTCGACGGCACCCAGGCCGTCGGCAAACTGCCCGTCGCCATCAAGGAAACCGGCTGCGACCTCATGACCTTCTCCGGCCACAAGTTCCACGGGCCCAAAGGCATCGGCGGCCTCTATCTCCGCCGTGGCGTGCCCCTGCGACCACAGACGCTCGGCGGACCCCAGGAACAGGACCGAAGAGGCGGCACCGAGAACGTCCCGGGCATCCTCGGCATCGCGGCCGCGGCAAGGGCCGCCCGACAATTCGTCGACGACCTCGAAGCCATCGAACAACACCGCACGCTGCGCGACCGCTTCGAACACAACCTGCTCGAAAAGATCCCCGAGGCCGTCATCCACGGCATGCACCGCACACGCCTCTGGAACACCACCAGCGTCGCCTTCACAGGCATCGAGGCCGAAGCCATCCTCATCGGTCTCAGCGAAAAAGGCGTCTGCGCCTCCGCCGGAGCCGCCTGCTCCAGCGGATCCCTCGAACCCTCGCCCGTCCTGCTCGCCATGGGCATGCCCGAACCCCTCGCCCACGGCACCATACGACTCTCCGCAAGCCGCTTTACGACGCAAGACGAACTCAACACCGCCACACAACATCTGGTGAGTGTTGTTCAGCGACTCGGCGCAACGATGCCGATGTCCCCTTGA
- a CDS encoding glycoside hydrolase family 52 protein: MSWTLARLGSRFALHFEPHRRRVMHAALGRFCDQPLDLMVGMEEPDGTRRVLPLSADGQLLANTEQFERLNSITFRGFSERYRLRFEFNIHSVFYPQDERLCLMPVFYLEMRINPIQSYRWEQPTGPTPEKVKLFIRLRRHGTEINADAGNDKKPGRIEMVYKASPTPTPVTGQDPQQSETVEVNERLLSLNPGCEVLEQGDGLACTLPVTDDNSGIKWRLVWAAHVAEPALHVEHPTGSGPARFRYAATWRTLDDVMQEAVERRDERLAKSRRLEKLVEQAPLDPAQRHLLNQSFHSMLSNSYWMQVEPDDGSGAWPWFSVLEGARLYHSPIDAEFHAALFYLAVWPELLALQLRAWAGRAVDHEASGGCWLRRDLGRGDRPAGPAYPYAMPVEHAADFILLLDAYTRWTGDKTITTTLKQRVEGLAKYLLWSDPGATGFPTEGVTNSLDDGSPAVQFARGQTHLAIRRMTALRAVPALLSRDTPTELGEKCREAAERDAELIERNAWMGDHYAVCVDKSGLGVYPPGSTVPLAQETLEGWDGYTIHTGDGLLLPLMTGSPLPIDREKLRRDLHAAARECRGRYGCGHTSAEAETLWVSANLWRDALAQYMKVGGPTLAQLYWDLQVMSNTHMQSHGFTDAYVHNNLTYNPRGVCSFGLFMAGPRLVVDRLADTGPYITIEPDRHVPQRWPLLALADWKAGKIPVCVVDEAGRVLIEGETDPVIILGEPESQSPGPGLRAIG; encoded by the coding sequence ATGAGCTGGACCCTGGCGCGGCTTGGCAGCCGATTCGCGCTGCACTTTGAGCCCCATCGACGACGCGTGATGCACGCGGCGCTGGGACGCTTCTGCGACCAGCCCCTCGACCTCATGGTCGGCATGGAAGAACCCGACGGCACCCGTCGCGTCCTGCCCCTCTCCGCCGACGGGCAACTCCTGGCCAATACCGAACAGTTCGAACGACTCAACTCCATCACCTTCCGAGGCTTCAGCGAACGCTACCGACTCCGCTTCGAATTCAACATCCACAGCGTCTTCTACCCGCAGGACGAGCGACTCTGCCTCATGCCCGTCTTCTACCTGGAGATGCGCATCAACCCCATCCAGAGCTACCGCTGGGAACAGCCCACCGGGCCCACACCCGAGAAGGTCAAGCTCTTCATCCGCCTGCGACGACACGGCACCGAGATCAACGCCGACGCCGGCAACGACAAAAAACCCGGCCGCATCGAGATGGTCTACAAGGCCAGCCCCACGCCCACACCCGTCACCGGACAGGACCCCCAGCAGAGCGAGACCGTCGAGGTCAACGAACGCCTGCTCAGCCTCAATCCCGGCTGCGAAGTCCTCGAACAGGGCGACGGACTCGCCTGCACCCTCCCGGTCACCGACGACAACAGCGGTATCAAGTGGCGGCTGGTCTGGGCCGCCCACGTCGCCGAACCCGCCCTCCACGTCGAACACCCCACCGGGTCCGGTCCCGCACGCTTCCGCTACGCCGCCACCTGGCGGACCCTCGACGACGTCATGCAGGAGGCCGTCGAACGACGCGACGAACGACTCGCCAAGTCTCGACGTCTCGAAAAACTCGTCGAACAGGCACCCCTCGACCCCGCCCAGCGACACCTGCTCAACCAGAGCTTCCACTCGATGCTCAGCAACTCCTACTGGATGCAGGTCGAACCCGATGACGGATCCGGGGCCTGGCCGTGGTTCAGCGTCCTCGAGGGCGCACGCCTCTACCACTCCCCCATCGACGCCGAGTTCCACGCCGCCCTCTTCTACCTCGCCGTCTGGCCCGAACTCCTCGCCCTCCAGCTCCGAGCCTGGGCCGGACGCGCCGTCGACCACGAGGCCTCCGGCGGATGCTGGCTCCGACGCGACCTCGGACGAGGCGACCGACCCGCCGGACCCGCCTACCCCTACGCCATGCCCGTCGAACACGCCGCCGACTTCATCCTCCTCCTCGACGCCTACACCCGATGGACTGGCGACAAAACCATCACCACCACGCTCAAGCAACGCGTCGAAGGACTCGCGAAATACCTCCTCTGGTCCGACCCCGGCGCGACCGGTTTCCCCACCGAAGGCGTCACCAACTCCCTCGACGACGGCTCACCCGCCGTACAGTTTGCCCGCGGACAAACCCACCTCGCCATACGACGCATGACCGCCCTCCGCGCCGTTCCCGCCCTGCTCTCACGCGACACGCCGACCGAGCTCGGCGAAAAGTGCCGCGAAGCCGCCGAACGCGACGCCGAACTGATCGAACGCAACGCCTGGATGGGCGACCACTACGCCGTCTGCGTCGACAAGTCCGGCCTGGGCGTCTACCCCCCCGGCTCCACCGTGCCCCTCGCCCAGGAAACCCTCGAGGGATGGGACGGCTACACCATCCACACCGGCGACGGTCTGCTCCTGCCCCTCATGACCGGCAGCCCGCTCCCCATCGACCGCGAAAAACTCCGACGTGACCTCCACGCCGCCGCTCGAGAGTGCCGCGGTCGCTACGGCTGCGGACACACCTCCGCCGAGGCCGAAACCCTCTGGGTCTCCGCCAACCTCTGGCGCGACGCCCTCGCCCAGTACATGAAAGTCGGCGGGCCCACCCTCGCACAGCTCTACTGGGACCTCCAGGTCATGAGCAACACCCACATGCAGTCTCACGGCTTCACCGACGCCTACGTCCACAACAACCTCACCTACAACCCCCGAGGCGTCTGCTCCTTCGGACTCTTCATGGCCGGGCCTCGGCTCGTCGTCGACCGACTCGCCGACACCGGACCCTACATCACCATCGAACCCGACCGACACGTCCCCCAGCGGTGGCCCCTGCTCGCGCTCGCCGACTGGAAAGCCGGCAAGATCCCCGTCTGCGTCGTCGACGAGGCCGGACGCGTCCTCATCGAGGGCGAAACCGACCCCGTCATCATCCTCGGCGAACCCGAATCACAATCCCCCGGCCCCGGCCTTCGCGCGATCGGGTGA
- the pyrE gene encoding orotate phosphoribosyltransferase encodes MNTEELITRIREAALLEGEFTLRSGKTSRYYLDKYLFETDPVILREVGRRLAERVRGFEDVTRVAGAELGGIPLVVSVSLELGIPSLLIRNQKKDYGTAKQFEGRLEAGDRIVLLEDVATTGGQALEAARLLRDECDAEVLAVIAILDREEGARENLEGAGFVFDALFERADMRMD; translated from the coding sequence ATGAACACCGAAGAACTGATCACGCGTATCCGTGAGGCGGCGTTGCTGGAGGGTGAGTTCACGCTCCGCTCGGGCAAGACGTCGCGTTACTACCTCGACAAGTATCTTTTTGAGACGGACCCGGTGATCCTTCGTGAGGTGGGTCGGCGTCTGGCGGAGCGTGTGCGCGGGTTTGAGGATGTGACGCGTGTGGCGGGCGCGGAGCTGGGCGGGATCCCGCTGGTGGTGAGTGTTTCGCTGGAGCTGGGGATTCCGTCGCTGCTGATCCGCAATCAGAAGAAGGATTACGGGACGGCGAAGCAGTTCGAGGGCCGGCTGGAGGCGGGCGACCGGATTGTGCTGCTCGAGGACGTGGCGACGACGGGCGGTCAGGCGTTGGAGGCGGCGAGGCTGCTGCGTGATGAGTGTGATGCGGAGGTGTTGGCGGTGATCGCGATTCTTGATCGCGAGGAGGGCGCGCGGGAGAACCTGGAGGGTGCGGGGTTTGTGTTTGATGCGTTGTTTGAGCGCGCGGACATGAGGATGGACTGA
- a CDS encoding SDR family NAD(P)-dependent oxidoreductase, which produces MKRDLQGKVLAVTGASSGIGAATAIEAARRGMNVALCARRTDKLEEVACKIVAEGGQAAAIPCNVADPASVEHFIAETVQRLGRLDVVYANAGYGLVKDVLEMTDEEHRAIFETNYFGTLNTIKAAMPALRAADNGLRHVIVCSSVVSEISLPECGAYCATKAAQDGLAGSLRFELEPEGFKVTTVHPVGTTSEFFTTAAEISGHRPQRRVLPSGLKQTPEHVGRRIVAAIQRPRAEVWPMLWVRFGLGIATMFPALGRMGARKHQAPVD; this is translated from the coding sequence ATGAAACGAGACCTCCAAGGCAAGGTGCTGGCCGTCACCGGCGCAAGCTCGGGCATCGGAGCCGCCACCGCCATCGAAGCCGCACGCCGGGGCATGAACGTCGCCCTGTGCGCACGACGCACCGACAAACTCGAGGAAGTCGCCTGCAAGATCGTCGCCGAGGGCGGACAGGCCGCCGCCATCCCCTGCAACGTCGCCGACCCCGCCTCCGTCGAACACTTCATCGCCGAAACCGTCCAACGCCTCGGCCGACTCGACGTCGTCTACGCCAACGCAGGCTACGGCCTCGTCAAGGACGTCCTGGAGATGACCGACGAGGAACACCGCGCGATCTTCGAAACCAACTACTTCGGCACCCTCAACACCATCAAGGCCGCCATGCCCGCGCTCCGCGCCGCCGACAACGGCCTGCGCCACGTCATCGTCTGCTCCTCGGTCGTCAGCGAGATCAGCCTCCCCGAGTGCGGCGCCTACTGCGCCACCAAGGCCGCTCAGGACGGACTCGCCGGCTCACTACGCTTCGAACTCGAACCCGAAGGCTTCAAGGTCACCACCGTCCACCCCGTCGGCACCACCTCCGAGTTCTTCACCACCGCAGCCGAAATCTCCGGCCACCGGCCCCAGCGACGCGTCCTGCCCTCCGGCCTCAAACAAACCCCCGAGCACGTCGGCCGACGCATTGTCGCCGCCATCCAACGACCACGAGCCGAGGTCTGGCCCATGCTCTGGGTCCGCTTCGGCCTCGGCATCGCCACCATGTTCCCCGCCCTCGGCAGGATGGGCGCACGCAAGCACCAGGCGCCCGTCGACTAG
- a CDS encoding ATPase, T2SS/T4P/T4SS family, giving the protein MPILEVISEDGVVRRFELDSEKVTIGRHADNRIKLDDHRMSRFHCELAPIAEGYQLRDLGSSNGTRIGEQAINKAIVRPGQAFVAGRTRFRLIDPDARTAASVGGAGFPGGLAAQGTHVAEAPPQPKASPAGTLGSIKALTKIGRPLNYDESRIGLINARGQTVHAAELDKQHEDARTALHLLRILIYGCARTGASDIHVEPKGGSVLVRLRIDGTMISITQLDDNAARQMMSLVKVLCEIDLVKRAEIQEGHLKAELPDRKIDFRISFTPVQFGQKLVARVLDSNRCPAGLDDLHLPQRENDALRRAVARESGMILICGPTGSGKTTTLYAALRELDAGIRNIVTIEDPVEYELQGLTQTPVNAERDHTFSKLLRSCLRQDPDVVVVGEIRDSDTAVTAMQAGNTGHLVLSTIHAQNAVSTLVRLLDLGVEPYMVASTVTLVLAQRLVRTLCPRCRRQTPMRDEDIARLGQPAANATQRWEAVGCRGCYGTGYQGRRAIFELMPMNDGVRDAIMDRLSMSAIKQAAMETGLRPMIEHGAELVVNGITSLDEIDRVTGSI; this is encoded by the coding sequence ATGCCCATCCTGGAAGTCATCTCCGAAGACGGGGTGGTCCGCCGGTTTGAGCTCGATAGCGAGAAGGTCACGATCGGCCGACACGCCGACAACCGCATCAAGCTCGACGACCACCGCATGAGCCGCTTCCACTGCGAACTCGCACCGATCGCAGAGGGCTACCAACTCCGTGACCTCGGCTCCAGCAACGGCACCCGCATCGGCGAGCAGGCCATCAACAAGGCCATCGTCCGGCCCGGACAGGCCTTCGTCGCAGGACGAACACGCTTCCGACTCATCGACCCCGACGCCCGAACCGCAGCCTCCGTCGGCGGAGCCGGCTTCCCCGGCGGCCTCGCCGCTCAGGGCACCCACGTCGCCGAAGCACCCCCGCAACCCAAGGCATCACCCGCCGGCACCCTCGGATCCATCAAGGCTCTCACCAAGATCGGACGACCCCTCAACTACGACGAATCGAGGATCGGCCTCATCAACGCACGCGGACAAACCGTCCACGCCGCCGAACTCGACAAGCAGCACGAGGACGCACGCACCGCACTCCACCTGCTCCGCATCCTCATCTACGGCTGCGCACGCACCGGCGCCTCCGATATCCACGTCGAACCCAAAGGCGGCAGCGTCCTCGTCCGCCTGCGCATCGACGGCACCATGATCAGCATCACCCAGCTCGACGACAACGCCGCCCGGCAGATGATGAGCCTCGTCAAGGTCCTCTGCGAAATCGACCTCGTCAAACGCGCCGAGATCCAGGAAGGACACCTCAAAGCCGAACTCCCCGACCGCAAGATCGACTTCCGCATCAGCTTCACCCCCGTCCAGTTCGGCCAGAAGCTCGTCGCACGCGTCCTCGACTCCAACCGATGCCCCGCCGGCCTCGACGACCTCCACCTCCCCCAACGCGAGAACGACGCCCTCCGACGCGCTGTCGCGCGCGAGAGCGGCATGATCCTCATCTGCGGCCCCACCGGCTCCGGCAAAACCACCACCCTCTACGCCGCACTCCGCGAACTCGACGCCGGCATCCGAAACATCGTCACCATCGAAGACCCCGTCGAGTACGAGCTGCAAGGCCTCACCCAGACGCCCGTCAACGCCGAACGCGACCACACCTTCTCCAAACTCCTGCGCTCCTGCCTGCGCCAGGACCCCGACGTCGTCGTCGTCGGCGAGATCCGCGACAGCGATACCGCCGTCACCGCCATGCAGGCCGGCAACACCGGCCACCTCGTCCTCTCCACCATCCACGCCCAGAACGCCGTCAGCACCCTCGTCCGGCTCCTCGACCTCGGCGTCGAACCCTACATGGTCGCTTCGACCGTCACCCTCGTCCTCGCACAACGACTCGTCCGAACCCTCTGCCCACGCTGCCGACGACAAACCCCGATGCGCGACGAGGACATCGCACGACTCGGCCAGCCCGCCGCCAACGCCACACAACGATGGGAAGCCGTCGGCTGCCGCGGATGCTACGGAACCGGCTACCAGGGACGACGCGCCATCTTCGAACTCATGCCCATGAACGATGGCGTCCGCGACGCCATCATGGACCGACTCAGCATGTCCGCCATCAAGCAGGCCGCCATGGAGACCGGACTCCGACCCATGATCGAGCACGGCGCCGAACTCGTCGTCAACGGCATCACGTCACTCGACGAGATCGACCGCGTCACCGGAAGCATCTGA
- the ruvB gene encoding Holliday junction branch migration DNA helicase RuvB produces MATQRIVGAQSEGPVEEAVSLSLRPQRLADYVGQPRLIEKLTIALDAVRARREPMDHVLLHGPPGLGKTTLATIIAHEMGANLVTTSGPALTRPTDLVGTLTRLGEGDVLFIDEIHRLPVIVEEYIYPAMEDYKIDFTLDQGMHAKAITLPIKPFTLIGATTRAGLLSGPMRSRFGIVHSLEFYDETDLLKILTRSADLMGMTARGGTSMTDGLQTMARRSRGTPRIANRLLRRVRDFAQVRSDGRVDPDVVEGALQLEGVDKLGLDELDRKYLRVIGTVYEGGPVGLEAIAATLSEDAATLEELVEPFLLQIGFLARTRRGRALTARGAQHIGVTLAQQPDENLFNG; encoded by the coding sequence ATGGCAACACAACGGATTGTGGGAGCGCAGTCAGAAGGACCCGTCGAAGAAGCGGTCTCGCTCTCCCTCCGACCCCAGCGACTCGCCGACTACGTCGGACAGCCACGACTCATCGAAAAACTCACCATCGCCCTCGACGCCGTCCGCGCACGACGCGAGCCCATGGACCACGTCCTGCTCCACGGACCCCCCGGCCTCGGCAAAACCACGCTCGCCACCATCATCGCCCACGAGATGGGCGCCAACCTCGTCACCACCTCCGGACCCGCACTCACACGACCCACCGACCTCGTCGGCACCCTCACACGCCTCGGCGAAGGAGACGTGCTCTTCATCGACGAGATCCACCGACTGCCCGTCATCGTCGAGGAATACATCTACCCCGCGATGGAAGACTACAAGATCGACTTCACACTCGATCAGGGCATGCACGCCAAGGCCATCACCCTCCCCATCAAACCCTTCACCCTCATCGGCGCCACCACCCGCGCCGGCCTGCTCTCAGGACCCATGCGCTCACGCTTCGGCATCGTCCACAGCCTCGAGTTCTACGACGAAACCGACCTGCTCAAAATCCTCACACGCAGCGCCGACCTCATGGGCATGACCGCCCGAGGCGGCACCAGCATGACCGACGGGCTCCAGACCATGGCACGACGGTCACGCGGCACGCCACGCATCGCCAACCGGCTGCTCCGACGCGTCCGCGACTTCGCCCAGGTCCGCTCCGACGGACGCGTCGACCCCGACGTCGTCGAGGGCGCCCTCCAGCTCGAAGGCGTCGACAAACTCGGGCTCGACGAACTCGACCGGAAATACCTCCGCGTCATCGGCACCGTCTACGAGGGCGGGCCCGTCGGCCTCGAAGCCATCGCCGCCACCCTCAGCGAAGACGCCGCCACCCTCGAAGAACTCGTCGAACCCTTCCTCCTCCAGATCGGCTTCCTCGCACGCACGCGACGCGGCCGCGCCCTCACCGCCCGCGGTGCCCAGCACATAGGCGTCACCCTCGCCCAACAGCCCGACGAGAACCTCTTCAACGGCTAG